A genome region from Maridesulfovibrio salexigens DSM 2638 includes the following:
- a CDS encoding MBL fold metallo-hydrolase, with amino-acid sequence MKEIKVETFVLGPLETNSYLLSSGSEAVVIDCGMEPAPMLQAIRERELNVHSIYLTHMHLDHVGGVSALQKQTGATVYGNHNDLYLNDIPVKNGGSLEFKKLLDFEITDLKQGRKNILDNPVMIIETPGHTPGSLSYFFPAMGCIFVGDLLFMISVGRTDLPGGNSDELLSSIRNRIFILPGETQIFSGHGPMTTIKHEMRNNPLFV; translated from the coding sequence ATGAAAGAAATAAAGGTTGAAACATTTGTGCTTGGTCCACTTGAGACCAATTCCTACCTGCTCTCCAGCGGTTCTGAGGCAGTGGTCATTGACTGTGGAATGGAACCGGCCCCCATGCTGCAGGCCATTCGTGAGAGGGAACTGAATGTTCATTCCATCTACCTGACCCATATGCACCTTGATCATGTCGGCGGCGTAAGTGCACTGCAAAAACAGACCGGCGCCACGGTCTACGGCAACCACAACGATTTATATCTCAATGATATTCCTGTCAAAAACGGCGGTTCACTTGAATTCAAGAAACTGCTTGATTTTGAAATCACTGACTTGAAGCAGGGACGCAAAAATATCCTCGATAATCCGGTAATGATCATTGAAACTCCGGGACACACCCCCGGAAGCCTGTCCTACTTCTTTCCTGCTATGGGCTGCATCTTTGTCGGCGACCTGCTGTTCATGATTTCAGTCGGACGGACCGATCTGCCCGGAGGCAACAGCGATGAACTGCTCAGCTCCATCAGAAATAGAATTTTCATCCTTCCCGGCGAGACCCAAATATTTTC